One window from the genome of Nicotiana tomentosiformis chromosome 5, ASM39032v3, whole genome shotgun sequence encodes:
- the LOC104097935 gene encoding vesicle-associated protein 1-1-like isoform X2 yields the protein MTSEELLIIDPLDLQFPFELKKSISSSFELINKTDNHVAFKVKTTNPRKYTVRPNSGIVLPLSRSNVTVTMQPQMELPPDMQCKDKFLVQSVITNPGSTPKDINPDMFNKSGGNHVEECKLKVVYVSPPRKPSPVPEDSEEGTSPGASETARELILRLMQERDSIIQQNAKLNRELELLRHGRQEHRTGVPHWYILVVGLLGILLGYIVRNF from the exons ATGACAAGTGAAGAACTTCTAATTATCGATCCTTTAGACCTCCAATTTCCAT TCGAACTCAAGAAGTCAATTTCGAGCTCTTTTGAACTGATCAATAAGACTGATAATCACGTTGCTTTCAAG GTAAAGACAACCAATCCTAGGAAGTATACTGTCAGGCCGAACAGTGGAATTGTTCTCCCACTATCAAGGTCCAATGTTACAG TTACGATGCAACCGCAAATGGAGTTGCCTCCGGATATGCAATGCAAAGACAAGTTTCTTGTACAGAGTGTGATTACGAACCCTGGGTCTACCCCTAAAGATATTAACCCAGATATG TTCAACAAGTCCGGAGGAAATCATGTTGAGGAATGCAAACTAAAAGTTGTTTATGTTTCACCACCAAGAAAACCATCACCAGTCCCTGAAGATTCTGAGGAAGGGACTTCACCAGGAGCTTCTGAAACT GCCAGAGAACTAATTTTGAGGTTGATGCAAGAGAGAGATTCCATTATTCAACAAAATGCCAAGCTCAACCGAGAACTG GAGCTTCTGAGGCATGGACGTCAAGAACATCGTACTGGAGTTCCACATTGGTACATCTTGGTGGTTGGCTTGCTTGGTATCCTTTTGGGGTACATTGTCAGAAACTTTTGA
- the LOC104097942 gene encoding F-box protein At2g35280-like, whose translation MKRRGRRNNKDTKEKFSSSNIESLPNELLTEVVARVASCSFKSYINIKLSCKVFHEIAKERYVYQNATMADFPIEPSWERNKQEKINKLTSFMELCRESGNTEALYRKGVMDLFKNERTEVAKELLKKAANGGHLGALYVIGIIMIFMGGDVKEKGVMLIGGMKKREPLRTIARDCRKSLIEILENIWVKNPHVLGQRPTRCTLQHQRSRTNGWSSWPPIDSDDEDADFHCDACICDVEIAHVISALPAYSY comes from the exons ATGaagagaagaggaagaagaaataACAAAGACACAAAAGAGAAGTTTTCTTCTTCCAACATTGAATCTCTTCCTAATGAGCTACTTACTGAAGTTGTTGCAAGGGTTGCTTCTTGTTCATTTAAAAGTTACATCAATATCAAGCTAAg TTGCAAGGTTTTTCATGAAATAGCAAAGGAACGTTACGTATATCAGAATGCAACAATGGCAGACTTTCCTATTGAACCTTCATGGGAGAGGAACAAGCAAGAGAAGATAAACAAACTTACTTCTTTCATGGAGCTGTGCAGAGAAAGCGGAAATACAGAAGCTTTATATAGGAAAGGCGTG ATGGACTTGTTTAAAAACGAAAGGACAGAAGTTGCTAAGGAACTTCTGAAGAAAGCAGCAAATGGAGGGCATCTGGGAGCGTTGTATGTGATTGGTATAATAATGATATTTATGGGTGGTGACGTTAAGGAAAAAGGAGTAATGTTGATCGGCGGGATGAAAAAAAGAGAGCCACTAAGAACAATAGCAAGGGATTGCCGGAAGAGTTTAATAGAAATCTTGGAAAATATTTGGGTGAAAAATCCTCATGTCTTGGGACAAAGACCCACTCGTTGTACTCTCCAACATCAACGCAGTCGCACCAATGGGTGGAGTAGCTGGCCTCCCATTGACAGTGACGACGAAGATGCCGATTTTCATTGTGATGCTTGCATTTGTGATGTAGAAATTGCTCATGTCATTAGTGCTTTGCCTGCGTATTCTTATTAA
- the LOC104097935 gene encoding vesicle-associated protein 1-2-like isoform X1 — MTSEELLIIDPLDLQFPFELKKSISSSFELINKTDNHVAFKVKTTNPRKYTVRPNSGIVLPLSRSNVTVTMQPQMELPPDMQCKDKFLVQSVITNPGSTPKDINPDMFNKSGGNHVEECKLKVVYVSPPRKPSPVPEDSEEGTSPGASETDLQEHGESQDNSTKARELILRLMQERDSIIQQNAKLNRELELLRHGRQEHRTGVPHWYILVVGLLGILLGYIVRNF, encoded by the exons ATGACAAGTGAAGAACTTCTAATTATCGATCCTTTAGACCTCCAATTTCCAT TCGAACTCAAGAAGTCAATTTCGAGCTCTTTTGAACTGATCAATAAGACTGATAATCACGTTGCTTTCAAG GTAAAGACAACCAATCCTAGGAAGTATACTGTCAGGCCGAACAGTGGAATTGTTCTCCCACTATCAAGGTCCAATGTTACAG TTACGATGCAACCGCAAATGGAGTTGCCTCCGGATATGCAATGCAAAGACAAGTTTCTTGTACAGAGTGTGATTACGAACCCTGGGTCTACCCCTAAAGATATTAACCCAGATATG TTCAACAAGTCCGGAGGAAATCATGTTGAGGAATGCAAACTAAAAGTTGTTTATGTTTCACCACCAAGAAAACCATCACCAGTCCCTGAAGATTCTGAGGAAGGGACTTCACCAGGAGCTTCTGAAACT GATTTACAAGAACATGGTGAGTCTCAGGATAACTCCACTAAG GCCAGAGAACTAATTTTGAGGTTGATGCAAGAGAGAGATTCCATTATTCAACAAAATGCCAAGCTCAACCGAGAACTG GAGCTTCTGAGGCATGGACGTCAAGAACATCGTACTGGAGTTCCACATTGGTACATCTTGGTGGTTGGCTTGCTTGGTATCCTTTTGGGGTACATTGTCAGAAACTTTTGA